GAATGCGGTAGAAGAAGGGATCGGAGATCACGTTGCCGCGCAGCGACTTCAGGAACACCCCGGGAGCCTGCCCGTTACCCGCGCCGGGTGGCGGGTCGGTGACGACCTGCGGGTGCGGAATCACCCGGGTCCCGACCGGCAGGTGAGCGGCGGCGAGGTCGGTGAGGGTGATGCGGGCCGCGGCGGCGTCGACAAGCAGGCGGACCTTCTCATGGTGATCCGTCTGGTCTTTCAGGTGCGGGTTGTCCATGTCGTGGACGGTGACCACCAGCGGGACGCCCCGGCTGCGCAGAGCCTGGATGAAGGCACCCGTCTGCCCGGGCGTGAGGTGATCGAAGCCGAAGTGGAGGTGCACCAGGTCGGGCAGTTGCTCAGCGGGCAGGTCTTCCCACCACGCGGCGTCCAGCGCCGGATGGGGCCACCAGTGGCCGTCGATGTCGGGGTCGGGGAGGTACTCCACGTCCTCAGGGCGGATCGCCGCGGTGTAGACGTGGCCCGCCGGGATGGACAGGACCCGCAACCTGGTGCCGCCTTGATGCATCTGACTCCTTTACTCACCTGAGAACCGGGGCGGGAGAACCCGCCACCCGGAACCACTCTAGACAGCGGTTTCCACCCCGGCCGGAAGCCCGGGGGTTTTCATGCCGGATTGTTGATAAATTGGCGACCATGACCTTCGCTCAGGATCTGGCCCGCCGTCGGCACTACGGCGACTTCTATCGGGTCAGCCCCACGCCCAGGTTCCCCGACCGTCCCTTCCTCACGGTGCTGGGCAACTGCCAGGCCGAATCGCTGCGCATCCTGCTGGACTCCTCAGGCCTGGTCGACTCCTTCCGCATCCCGCCGGTCCACGAATTCACCGCCGAGGACGTCGATCTTCTCCGGGGGATCCTCGCCCGGACCGACGTCCTGGTCACCCAGCCCATCCGCGAGGACTACCGTGACCTGCCGCTGGGCACGGCGCAGCTGAGTGAGCTGCTGCCCGCCGGGGCCGTTACGGTGAGTTACCCGGTTCTGCGGTGGGACGGTCTCATGCCCTACCACGCGATCGTGCGTGACCCCGCCGACCCTTCCCGCAATCCCCCGGTCGTGCCGTATCACGATCTGCGGATCCTGGTGGCCGCCTCCCGGGGACTGGACCGGCCCCTCGAGGCGTGCCCCTCCGAGGAGTCGCTGCGCGCCGTCGCCGAGCTTTCCGTCGATCAGCTGCGCACGCGCGAACGCCACCACGGGACGGTGGTCGTCTCTGATCTGCTGAAGACCGCCCCCGCGTGGCACACCATCAACCACCCCGCGAACTCCACGCTCGCGGCGCTGGCGCAACGGGTCCTGGATGAGATCGTCCCCGGCGGGACCGTCACCGCGCCGACGGACCGGGAGATGCTCGGCGGGCTGAGCGCCCCGGTGGATCCCCCGGCGGCACGCGCCCTGGGGGTGGACGTCAAGGGACGTGAACACTGGCGCACTGGCGGGGCCCCCATCGACCCTGACCTGCTGGTGAGCAGGCAGCTGGCCTTCTACCGCAGGCACCCGCGCCTCGTCGAGGCCGGCCTGCAGCGCCACGCCGAGCGGATCGCACTGCTGGGCCTGGACCGATGAAGGGCGCGGTCACACACCTGATCGTCGGCCCCGACGGCCACGGGGTCACCGAGTACGCGCTCGCCCTGGCACGCCATGCCGGCGGCGGCGTGGTGCGGGACATCGGCCCGCTGCCGCCCGGACCGGTGCACGTCACCTTCACCGACCACCTCTTCGGCCCCACTCCCGAGGAGGCCGTCGACCGGGTGCTCGCCCGCTGTGCCGGACACACCCTCAGCCTCAGCCTGCACGACATCCCGCAGCCCGAGGAGGGGGCGCAACGGTTCGCCCGGCGCTCCCCCGCCTACCTCCGACTGGCCGGGGCCGCGGACCTCGTGGTGTGCAATTCACGGCACGAGGCCTCCTTCTTCCCTGACTCCGTGGAGGTGATTCCACTGCCGGTACCACCTGTCCGGTCGCGGTACCGGCCCGAACCGGGCACGGTGGGCATCCTCGGTTTCATCTACCCCGGCAAGGGCCACGACGACATCATCCGGGCGCTGGCCGGCACCGGGCTCAAGATCCGGGCTCTCGGCGGGGTGAGCGCAGGCCATGAAGACTGGGCCCGTCACCTGCAGGATCTCGCCACCGAAAGCGGCGTTGACCTGCGCATCACCGGTTATCTCTCCGAAGCCGATCTCGCCGAGGAGATGGGACGGGTGGCCGTGCCGGTGTGCGCCCACCGGCACTACTCCGCCTCCGGATCGCTCATGACCTGGCTGGGTGCCGGCCGCCACGTCCTGGTGAGCGACTCGCCCTACACCCGCGAGATGGCCCGGCAATGGCCCGACCGGATCGGCATCGTCGCCGACTGGCGCGATGCGCTTCTCGACGCCGCCGCCTCCCCCACCCCGCCGATCGGCACCCCCGACGGGTGGGACTGGCCGGAGGTCGCCGCCGGGTGGTCCTCGGTGTGGGAGCGACTGTGGCCGAGCGTGAGCGTGGTCATCCCCTACTTCAACAACCCGGACGGCCTCCGGGAGGTCGTCGCCGCGGTGCGCGCCCAGGACTACCCGGGGCAGGTGGAGATCGTCGTCGCCGACGACGGTTCCACGGTCCCTCCCCCGGAGCTGGGTTGCGTGGTGGTGCGCCAGGAGGACCTGGGTTTCCGGGCGGCGGCGGCCCGCAACCTCGGTGCCGCCGCGGCAGACGGTGAGGTGCTGGCCTTCTTCGACGGTGACACCGCCCCCTGCCCCGGTTACCTGCGT
This sequence is a window from Corynebacterium comes. Protein-coding genes within it:
- a CDS encoding WcbI family polysaccharide biosynthesis putative acetyltransferase — protein: MTFAQDLARRRHYGDFYRVSPTPRFPDRPFLTVLGNCQAESLRILLDSSGLVDSFRIPPVHEFTAEDVDLLRGILARTDVLVTQPIREDYRDLPLGTAQLSELLPAGAVTVSYPVLRWDGLMPYHAIVRDPADPSRNPPVVPYHDLRILVAASRGLDRPLEACPSEESLRAVAELSVDQLRTRERHHGTVVVSDLLKTAPAWHTINHPANSTLAALAQRVLDEIVPGGTVTAPTDREMLGGLSAPVDPPAARALGVDVKGREHWRTGGAPIDPDLLVSRQLAFYRRHPRLVEAGLQRHAERIALLGLDR
- a CDS encoding glycosyltransferase, whose protein sequence is MKGAVTHLIVGPDGHGVTEYALALARHAGGGVVRDIGPLPPGPVHVTFTDHLFGPTPEEAVDRVLARCAGHTLSLSLHDIPQPEEGAQRFARRSPAYLRLAGAADLVVCNSRHEASFFPDSVEVIPLPVPPVRSRYRPEPGTVGILGFIYPGKGHDDIIRALAGTGLKIRALGGVSAGHEDWARHLQDLATESGVDLRITGYLSEADLAEEMGRVAVPVCAHRHYSASGSLMTWLGAGRHVLVSDSPYTREMARQWPDRIGIVADWRDALLDAAASPTPPIGTPDGWDWPEVAAGWSSVWERLWPSVSVVIPYFNNPDGLREVVAAVRAQDYPGQVEIVVADDGSTVPPPELGCVVVRQEDLGFRAAAARNLGAAAADGEVLAFFDGDTAPCPGYLRAVVPHVTANPRAVVLGTRLTGPERTEPAWLAQAWDRTGHLSRADETSWRFIISAVLTCGRTFFDQVGGFDSTMVGYGGEDWEFGFRAWHAGAGFVHEPRGVATHDEPDWGGRSADIAQKNAESLALAHRITHPSARPAGVIFEVADVAVCVPAFAAPGVTETVIAGWLRAGDVVVVTETVPALFRADPRVRTHAGGQRATFTLTRPAVPAAPIAELVDRICAGGGDAELTVGGEVAAGVRTRRREALGGDTIELPVEWEIIGGPRRLERDFAGW
- a CDS encoding glycosyltransferase family protein, whose translation is MHQGGTRLRVLSIPAGHVYTAAIRPEDVEYLPDPDIDGHWWPHPALDAAWWEDLPAEQLPDLVHLHFGFDHLTPGQTGAFIQALRSRGVPLVVTVHDMDNPHLKDQTDHHEKVRLLVDAAAARITLTDLAAAHLPVGTRVIPHPQVVTDPPPGAGNGQAPGVFLKSLRGNVISDPFFYRILARTVRRELGRPLRIHLHEDPATGDLVRALSGGRLSGVIDLRVHAPMSDHTLHEAVAECRTVLLPYLRGTHSGWLEMCRDLGVSVAVPDCGMYEGQADDPQGVEKYRTGDPLDAARALIALYGRGPVPYAGDRAEQLRQIRAAHRAVYREVTGR